From Desulfoplanes formicivorans:
GCATCTGCTTGCTCAGCTTGGCCCCGGGCAACACCTCAAGACGCTTGATCTTGTAATAGGGACCTTCCTCAAGAATGGTATAGCTCCCCCACGGACGGTAGACAGTGAGATGCGCCTCCACCAGACTGCTCTCTTCCTTCTTGAGCATCTCCACCACATTCTTGACCTTTTGGACTTCACCCTTGTCACACACCAAAGTGGCGTCCCGGGTCTGGACCACCACCACATTGTCCAGTCCCACGGCAGCGAGCTTGCCGCCCGAAGAATAGAGCAGACTGTCCTTGCAATTCAGGGAAAGAACATTGCCGCTGACCACGCACCCGCTCTCGTCCTTGTCCCCCATCCGGTACAAGGCTTCCCAGTTGCCCAGATCGTCCCAGCCGAAATCGGCAGGCACCACGGCGATGCGCTCGGCACGTTCCATAATGCCGTAGTCAACGGATTCCTCGGGGATGGACCCGTACCCGTCTTCAAGGGGGCGCTGGTCACGACTCTCCCACCAGGCAAAAAGCTCGGGCTGGAATTGCTGCACAGCCTTCATAAAGGGCGCTATGCCGAACATGAACATCCCGCTGTTCCAGGAGTAGTTCCCGCTGGCCACAAAGGCCTCGGCACGCTTGCGGTCAGGTTTCTCCACAAACCGTTTGACCTCGAACCCGCCCGGTTCAAGGGGTTCGCCCTGTTCGATATAACCGTACCCGGTCTCGGCCTTGTCCGGGGTCACACCAAAGGTGACAAAATAATCCTTCTGGGCAAGCTCCTTGCCCAGAAGCAGGGCCTCCTGCCACCTGGCCTCGTCCCTGATCTCGTGGTCCGAAGGGAAAACAGCCACAACAGCCTGTTCATCCTGCATGGCAATACGGTCCATGGCCAGAATGATGGCTGGCAGGGTGTTGCGTTTCATGGGCTCGCTCAGAACCTGCTGTTCCAGGGTGGGATTGATCTTCTTGAGCTGGGAACGGACCTCGAAAACATGTTCTTCGTTGGTCACCACCCAGATTTTCTCGGGCCCAAGGATGTTCAGCACCCGGGAAACCGTTTGCTGCAGCAGGGAAACGGTCCCATTGAGGGGAAGGAGCTGTTTGGGAAAAAGGGTGCGGGACAAGGGCCATAATCTGGTCCCGGAACCTCCCGCCAAAATCAGGGCGTGACAATTGTCCCAGGAATTGCTTGTTGCGGATGCGTCACTCATGAGCATAAACCTCGTGTACCGTTGAAGTTTGTAGGAAAGTGTCAAGAGGTTGTCGCTTCATTCACGTCAGTAGGGGGTATAGACAAAAGGGGAATCAAAGTCCTTCATCAAGGGCAATCGCGTATCCTTTTCCGAAAGAATGGGCTCATCAACGGGCCAGGGGATGCCGATATCCGGATCGTCCCAGCGCAGGCCACCATCATGCTCCGGCGCATAAAACCCATCCACCTTGTACTGGAACTCGGTCATGGGCTCCAGGGTGACATAGCCGTGGGCAAAGCCCTTGGGTATGAGCATCTGCTTGAAATTTTTACCGGAAAGCTTTTCACCGTACCATTGGCCGTAGGTGGGAGAACCCTTGCGAACATCCACAACCACATCATAAACCGAGCCGCGGGTCACGCGTACCAGTTTGGCCTGGGCTGCCGGAGGCGTCTGAAAATGGAGGCCCCGAAGCACTCCCACCTGTTCTGACCGGGCATGGTTGTCCTGAACAAAATCGCAGTAAATACCATGGGCGATAAAATCCCGCTGGTTGTAGGTCTCCACGAAAAAGCCCCGATGATCCTGAAATACCTTGGGCTGGATGACCCACAATCCCGGAAAACGTGTTGGTATGATTTCCATATGTGCACCACAAGAAAGAGTAAGGAAAAAGGCCTTGTAACCCCATACCGGGACCGGCAAGGCTTCACGTGGCTGTAAACGAAAACAGGGGATGAAACAAGAAAAACAAGGGGGGAGAAAAAAGAAAATCCCGACCATTACTGGAACGGGACAGGGATGCATGCATGAAATAATGGCGGAGGGCTAGGGATTCGAACCCCAGATACCCGTGAAGGTATGCCGGTTTTCAAGACCGGTGCAATCAACCAACTCTGCCAGCCCTCCGGGCAAAAAAAATGGCGGAGAGGGAGGGATTTGAACCCTCGATAGAGGTTTTGCCCCTATACACGCTTAGCAGGCGCGCGCCTTCAGCCAGCTCGGCCACCTCTCCTTGAACAGCGGAAGGCAGTACCTATCCAAATCACCCAGCATCGTCAACTCTCTTTTGCCGGTTTTCCCCCAAGATGATTTCTGGATAAGCGAACGGTTTTTTGCTATATGATTCTTTCTCGGTACTTTTCCAGCCACAAAAGCTGCAATCGCCCCACGCAACGAGGAAAATCATTTTGAATCGACCATGCATCAACCTGGCCGTCGCCGGTTTCGGCACCGTGGGTACGGGTCTTGCCAAAGCCATCCGGGAAAACGCCGAATGGATAGGTCGCCGATTGGGAAAAACCCTTCGCATCCACACGGTTCTTGTGAGGGATATCCACAAGAACCGCTCCTTTATCCCCGATCCGGACACCGCATTCACCAGCGATCCCGAAACGTTTCTGAACACGCCGGATATCGATATCGTGGTGGAGCTCATGGGCGGGACCGGTCTGGCCCATGAAATCATTGCCAGATCTCTGACCATGGGCCGCTCCGTGGTCACGGCCAACAAGGCTCTGCTGGCCGAACATGGCAGTGAACTCTTTGCCCTGGCCGCTCGCAACCATGCCGGCTTGTACTACGAGGCCAGTGTTGCCGGCGGCATTCCCATTGTCCAGACCCTCAAGGAAAGTCTGGCCGGGAACCGCATCAGGAATCTGCTGGGCATCCTCAACGGCACGGCCAACTACATCCTTTCGGAAATGACTGCCAAGGGCCTTGATTTTCAGGATGCCCTGGCCATGGCCCAGGCCAAGGGGTATGCCGAAGCCGATCCCACCTTCGACATCCAGGGCATTGACGCGGCCCACAAGCTGACCCTGCTCATCCGTCTGGCCCATGGTCAGGACTATCCCTTTGCCGATCTCGCTGTAACCGGTATCTCCCAGGTCCAGGCCCTGGACATCGCCCTGGGCGGAGAATTCGGATACAAGCTCAAACTTCTGGCCCAGGTTTCCCATACGTCGGGCAAACTTCTGGCAGGGGTGTTTCCCGCATTCATTGCCAAAAACCACATGCTCGCCAAGGTCGAAGGCCCCTTCAACTCCATCCTTCTGGAAGGCAATGTGGTGGGCCCCATCATGCTCTATGGCCAGGGCGCAGGGGATCTGCCAACAGGCAGCGCTGTCCTGGCCGATATCATGGCCCTGGCCAAGAACCCCACCACGCCCAATAATACGGGTTTCCCCGAACCGGTCCTGCCAGCGGCAGACATCCTCGACCCCATGCTCTCCCTGTCCGGCCATTATTTCCGGTTTTCGGTTCAGGACAGACCCGGCGTGCTCTCGGCCATTGCGGGCATCATGGGCAACAATGCCATCAGCATTGCCCAGGCGGTCCAGAAACAAACGGACGATCCGGCCAAGGGGGTCTCCATTGTCTTTTTGACCCACAAGGCCCTGCTCAGGGATGTCAAAAAG
This genomic window contains:
- the rfbC gene encoding dTDP-4-dehydrorhamnose 3,5-epimerase, which codes for MEIIPTRFPGLWVIQPKVFQDHRGFFVETYNQRDFIAHGIYCDFVQDNHARSEQVGVLRGLHFQTPPAAQAKLVRVTRGSVYDVVVDVRKGSPTYGQWYGEKLSGKNFKQMLIPKGFAHGYVTLEPMTEFQYKVDGFYAPEHDGGLRWDDPDIGIPWPVDEPILSEKDTRLPLMKDFDSPFVYTPY
- a CDS encoding mannose-1-phosphate guanylyltransferase/mannose-6-phosphate isomerase — encoded protein: MSDASATSNSWDNCHALILAGGSGTRLWPLSRTLFPKQLLPLNGTVSLLQQTVSRVLNILGPEKIWVVTNEEHVFEVRSQLKKINPTLEQQVLSEPMKRNTLPAIILAMDRIAMQDEQAVVAVFPSDHEIRDEARWQEALLLGKELAQKDYFVTFGVTPDKAETGYGYIEQGEPLEPGGFEVKRFVEKPDRKRAEAFVASGNYSWNSGMFMFGIAPFMKAVQQFQPELFAWWESRDQRPLEDGYGSIPEESVDYGIMERAERIAVVPADFGWDDLGNWEALYRMGDKDESGCVVSGNVLSLNCKDSLLYSSGGKLAAVGLDNVVVVQTRDATLVCDKGEVQKVKNVVEMLKKEESSLVEAHLTVYRPWGSYTILEEGPYYKIKRLEVLPGAKLSKQMHHHRSEHWVVVAGTAQVEVDDTEYLLTENQSIDIPKTATHRLANPGRVPVEIIEIQTGPYLEEDDIVRFDDVYGRIKPRDAEKS
- a CDS encoding homoserine dehydrogenase, which encodes MNRPCINLAVAGFGTVGTGLAKAIRENAEWIGRRLGKTLRIHTVLVRDIHKNRSFIPDPDTAFTSDPETFLNTPDIDIVVELMGGTGLAHEIIARSLTMGRSVVTANKALLAEHGSELFALAARNHAGLYYEASVAGGIPIVQTLKESLAGNRIRNLLGILNGTANYILSEMTAKGLDFQDALAMAQAKGYAEADPTFDIQGIDAAHKLTLLIRLAHGQDYPFADLAVTGISQVQALDIALGGEFGYKLKLLAQVSHTSGKLLAGVFPAFIAKNHMLAKVEGPFNSILLEGNVVGPIMLYGQGAGDLPTGSAVLADIMALAKNPTTPNNTGFPEPVLPAADILDPMLSLSGHYFRFSVQDRPGVLSAIAGIMGNNAISIAQAVQKQTDDPAKGVSIVFLTHKALLRDVKKAMTEIDACDFIMAPTVHYRIV